aaacactaaagtttcttaaactgttaaaattgtctgtgtataacagaacttatttggcaggtgaaacgcagaagacaaaccatccagaatttttttgttgttgaggtgacagtgttttcaatgggttttctatGTGTATCTAGATTTAAGGCACTtacttgcagttcctatcgcttccactggatgtcaccagtctttagaaattggtttgTTTTTCTTTAAAGAAATGAAGTAGTACGgcagttcagaacgagggtccagccgGGTGCTTTAATGTTTTGATGTGCGCTCCAGGTCacgcgcttcacgttgtttttatccggtattgaacaccgtttatcccgtcttaaattttatcaattatttacgttaaatacctaaagttgtattaggaaagttgtttcaaatgtttggacagcgtTTACAGGTAACTTTTGAGATATTTTATAGTCATGCTGGGTGATTTGGAACCAGTgttttttctgaatcaaacgtgccaaataaatggacattttggagatataacgacggaattaatcgaacagaaggaccatttgtgatgtttatgggacatattggagtgccaacagaagttcttcaaaggtaaggcatgaattaaatcgttatttctgacttttgtgttgcgcctggcgggttgaaatctgattttcatgtgttggtatgctgggcgctgcCCTAAAATAATCGcgtggtttgcttttgccgtaaagcctttttgaaatctgacacggtggctagattaacgagaagttagtttaatttggtgtgttgcacttgtgaatgtatgaaagttaaatataaaaaaataaagaatttggcgctctgctatttcaccggATGCTGTCAAATCTATCCTGTTAACGTGATttgagcccaaagaagttaactaggcaagtcaattaagaacaacattcttacttacaatgacggcctaccaaaagacctcctgcggagacggggcctgggataaaaaatataggacaaaacgcacatcacgacaagagacaacactacataaagagacttAAGACAACGCAGCaacacatggtacaaacattattgggaacGGGTGTTTGTATGTGGAGGacgagggctgcagtagatatctcagataggggggagtgaggcataaggttttataaataagcattctTGTGactggtatacagagatgaccagtatagagtgcagtgatgtgtcctataaggagcattggtggcaaatctgatggtagaatggtaaagaacatctagctgctcaaaagcacccttacctgccgctctataaattacatctccgtattctagcatgggtaggatggtcgtctgggttagtttggcagctggggtgaaagaggtgGCGACTATGATAGAGGAAACAAAGTCTAGATGTAACTTTAGGCTGCAGCTTTGGAATGAAATGCCTTAGTTTAAAACACTCATGTTCTCATTCTTCTGTCTCCAGGTTTGCCTAGTTCCAGACTGTGGCAAGTGTTCAGCCTGCAAGGACATGATCAAGTTCGGGGGTAGTGGTCGCAGCAAGCAGGCTTGCCAGAAGAGGAGGTAAGTTAGCTGATCTTTAGTGCCTCTCTCCCCCTTAGCTGCCTAGATAAATGGTTCCTGCCATGGCTGTAACTGAACACTCATACCATTTTGTTCCATAACATTTCCTTCCCATGAGCTCATTCTGGAAAAACGCTAAACAGTTCTGAGACTCTGTTAAAATTAACTCCAGACTCTCTTAAATTAAAAAAACTGCCACTAAGTGTGAACTGGGGATGGGGCTATGCTAGCCAGCTGATTAACATCTTCAGAGCCCTTTATTTCAAATTGGGTGCTTATGTTGTAGGTATGGTGGCTTGAACTCATTGGCTAATGTGATCTGCTCCCTTATCAATGTAATTTCCCCACCAGATGCCCCAACCTGGCAGTAAAGGAGGCTGAGGATGATGAGAACATAGAGGAGGAAGAGTTGTTGCCTGTAAAGGCCCCTTCAAAGAAGGTGTCCAAGGCCAAGACTAAGAAGCAGAGCAATGGCAAGCTGACTTGGGTTGGAGACTCTATCAAAGTATGTACGTGTTAGTGTTGTAGGAAGTTCTTAACCTCAAACTGATTTAAAATAGCCCTTAGTACACCAGACTTGTAATatcaaaaatgtatgtaatttcaCTGACTTGCTGCAATGCAAACAGCTCTTGGGATAATggttctctcttctccctcctgtgTTCAGACTGAGGGGAAGAAGCAGTACTACATGAAGGTGTGTATAGAcaatgaggtgctggaggtgggAGACTGTGTTTCTGTCAGCTCTGATGACCCATCAATCCTGCTCTACCTGGCCAGGTAGGTCCTATAACAGTTTAAGAATCTTGACTTAGCTTTTTCTATTGGTTTCTGTCTGGGTCAGGGGTTGACCGTCTTGTCTTGGGTCTCCAGGATCACATCCCTGTGGGAGGATAACAATGGGAAGTGGTTCCATGCCCACTGGTTCTGCCGCGGTACAGATACTGTACTGGGGGAGTCCTCTGACCCTCTCGAGCTGTTCCTGGTTGAGGACTGTGAAGACATGCAGCTGAGCTACGTAGAGGGCAAGGTCAACGTCATGTACAAGGCCCCTTCAGACAACTGGTTCATGGAGGTAAGAATTCATTGGCTTTATCGCTCTTTAAGCGGAGtcgctagcctggtcccagatctgtgcgCGCTGTCTTTCCAACTCCTACAGTCATTGTCATGCTAATTGTCTATACAGCTACTACTCAATGCACCTCATCACTGATGTATTTTGTACCACTGTGTTTTCAGGGTGGCATGGTAGAGGACATCAAGGTGATTGACGATGACAATGGGAAGAATTTCTTCTACCAGCTGTGGTATGAAGGAGACTGTGCCCGCTTTGAGACCCCGCCCACCTTCACACCCCAAGAGGACTGCAAGTACAAGTGAGTCATAATTGACATTTGACAGCCCTATCAGTGCTATAAGTACTTACATTTGGAGCTTTGAAAATCTAGTACTGGAATACCTTGTAAAGCTGACATTTCCTCAGTGTGGTTCTTGAAGTCATCTTGAAATTTGTTGTAGCCAAGGTTTTTTAATCTCTTCTGCTCCAATGATTTCATTTCTGATCAGTTTGTGATGTAGACTTTCATTTCTTTCCTATAGTTTCAATTGACTGGTGTTGCGGTAAAACCATGTACGGTTAATATGACGTCAAATGTTGTCTTGAACTTGGCTTGCCATACAAAGGgacattttgggtgttttttttgttttgtttgagaAACATGATACAATACCCTACATCTCAAATGGCAAAATGTTGAATTCCAATGCATAGTGCCTTTGGAAAGGCTTGTCAAGTGGTAATGCTGTTTTTCTTCTATACTGAAATTCAATGCAAATTGAGGTCTTCAAATTACAATTCAGTGCTTGAAAGTCATTGAATTTTACTTAGCAATGTCTATGAACCTTAAGTGTTTGACATTTTGATAGGAGGATTAATAAATTGGTCTTGGGTTACCGTGTCCCCTGTATTTCAGCTTCTGTGCCAGCTGTAGTAGGGCTGAGGAGAGGGAAGAGCAGGAGACTCCTCGGGTGTTTGAACCCATTAAGGACGAGGACCACGACTCCAAGGCCTTATATGCTCTGGCCTGCCTGAAGGGAGAGCAGTTCAGGGTGGGAGACAGTTGCTACCTGCCCCCCGACGCATACAACTTCAGGTGAGTGGAACATCCAGGAATACTGATGCTTAtacatggcattgttgaatacttgtttctgattggtaAGCTAGGTTTGGTttgctaaactagcaagtctgttttgGTCACCACTACATTAGTTGCCTTGATCTCATAAACTTGCTATCTACTTCAATGGATGTTGAAAacatttctagtggcaaatgtgttcaattatagccTTGGTATAAAAGGCATAATCAACTCTGGACTCTTTgcattctctggaaaataatgcaactccatGGCATTTTAGTTTGGCTCCGCTAGCACATCGTGGAACACATTCCACATTCATGATTTTCATAGGATGCAAAGCCCCTCGTTGATTCTCTTGcatcagtggtattcaaagtcggtGTCGTGGGGTAATTGCGGTGGGGTCGCGGCAACACAAATTAAGAGTACAGGTTATTGTATGGGACAGTAGACAAATGTTTTTGGGAAAGATCTGTTAAGGGATAAATCTAATGAATTGAAGCTCATTTGATGTGAATCTAATTGTATTGATTTGGAGGGGTGGGTCCCAAGAGATTCTGGTGCAAAAATGGGGTCCCTGCTGACAGTTTCAATACCACTGCCTTACATAGGCATGGTCTCCATTGGGGACAACTAGGCAAATCCTAGTGTTAGCAAATTCAACATcagctttttaaaatatttttttatctccCCTTACATTAACATTATTTTCTTGTGTGCTCAGTCTGAAGGCAGCCAGTCCAGTGAAGCGTCCTCATAGGAAGGAGGACGTGGATGAGGAGTTGTACCCAGAGTACTACAGGAAGCATTCAGACTACATCAAGGGCTCCAACCTGGATGCCCCTGAGCCCTTTAGAGTGGGACGTATCAAGGAGATCTTCTGCCACAGACGCAGCAACGGGAAGGCTGACATGTCTGAAGTCAAACTGCGCTTGTACAAGTTCTACAGGTGAGCACTCAAGTCAAATGCCATGGTAGAACTGCAAAGAAGGACCCCTTGGATCCATGCCAAATTTAGTAACTTTTGTACAATGAGATTTTCAGCCTAAAATGCATCTCTTCACTGTAAGGGAGGTGAACTGGTGCCAATATGTGCATGTCTGTACTCTTAATGTTCACTCTCTGTCAGGCCTGAGAACACTCACAAGGGGGCGAAGGCAGGTTACCACAAAGACATCAACCAGCTGTACTGGAGTGACGAGGAAGTGACAGTCAACATGTCAGAGGTGCTGGGCCGGTGTCGTGTGGAGTATGGAGAGGACCTGAATGAGACCGTTCAGGACTTCTTCTCAGGTGGACCTGACCGATTCTACTTCCTTGAGGTAAGGCTGGACTAGATGAGAAGCAATTGAGCAACTTTAATTTCCCATATTAATCTTGCATGCTAAGTAGCTGAGATGCTCATTTGAGGAAGTTTGCTCAAGATGATAATAACGGTCTCCTAACCCAAAGGCTTATAATGCCAAGTCCAAGAGCTTTGAGGATCCACCCAACCATGCCCGCTCTGCTGTGAACAAGGGCAAGGGGAAAGGGAAGGGCAAAGGTAACTACTCTCCGCTGTAGTACTTATTGGCAGTCACATAGTTCTCCTTTTGAAATGTCCTCATGCCTATTTGAGGTTTAGGCTTGTCATGAGGCTTCTCTGAATACTGTTGTAACTGTGGCTCCAAACCACCTGCCCTCCAGGGAAAGGCAAAGGGAAGTCGTCTTCTGCTCAGGAGCCTCCAGACCAGGAGCCTCAGGACCCCAAGGTGCCCAAGCTGCGTACCCTGGACGTGTTCTCTGGCTGCGGTGGGCTCTCTGAAGGCTTCCACCAAGCTGGTTAGTAGTTTCTTCACTTCAATAGCTTGGGAAATGTCTAAGTTGTGGGTGACCACGAGGGAACTTTTTTGAATATACAGGTAGAATTTCTTACAAGAGTAAAGTTAAGTGTTTGTCAGGCCACATGGTGAATGCAATTTGTTGTTGCTCCTACCTGTCAGGTATCGCTGAGACTCTGTGGGCCATCGAGATGTGGGACCCAGCAGCTCAGGCCTTCAGACTGAACAACCCGGGCACCACAGTGTTTACAGAGGACTGCAATGTGCTGCTAAAGCTGGTGATGTCTGGAGAGAAGACAAATTCCCTGGGCCAGCGGCTGCCCCAGAAGGGAGACGTGGAGATGCTGTGTGGAGGCCCTCCCTGTCAAGGCTTCAGCGGCATGAACCGCTTCAACTCCAGAACCTACTCCAAGTTCAAAAACTCTCTGGTGGTGTCTTATCTCAGGTAGGGTTAAACAGATTTTCCCATTTCCATATATTGCTCTGTGCAAGTACAGAAGCTCCAGTCTAAGTGGTTGCTGTGTAGTTATATACTTTCCCCTAACGTGTATTCTCTTATAGTTACTGCGACTACTACAGACCCAAGTTCTTCCTGCTTGAGAACGTGAGGAACTTTGTCTCCTTCAAAAGCTCCATGGTCCTGAAACTGACTCTGCGCTGTCTTGTCCGCATGGGCTATCAGTGCACATTCGGAGTACTTCAGGTGAGTTAACTTAAGCTGGTATGTTTCTTTCTGATTGACCAATCCAATAGTCGGCAATGTTAGTTTTAGTTATGGTGCTACATGTTGTGAAAGTCATTCATGGGATATGCTTAAGCCTGACCTCTGCTGTCCACTCCTCCCAGGCTGGGCAGTACGGCGTGGCTCAGACGCGGCGTAGGGCCATCATCCTGGCGGCCGCGCCTGGGGAGAAGCTTCCTCGCTACCCAGAGCCCCTGCATGTGTTCGCTCCCCGGGCATGTTCTCTCAACGTGGTGGTGGACGACAAGAAATATTTCAGCAACGTCACACGGTAACCAGCCACCAGTCAATGTAAAAGCGTGTGGTTGTATAGCTTGTGATGTGACTGAGGGTTGTCTAGTTTCTGATTGTTCCTTCTGGTTTCAGAGGTAATGGCGGCGTGTACAGGACCATCACAGTCAGGGACACCATGTCTGACCTGCCAGAGATCCGCAACGGAGCGTCTGCTCTGGAGATCTCCTACAACGGAGAGCCCCAGTCCTGGTTCCAGAGGCAGATCAGAGGCACACAGTACCAGCCCATCCTCAAAGACCACATCTGCAAGGTACAGCTGCTGCCTCATAGTTGCAATCACCTGGTGGCTCAGCAGTAACTTGTTAGAACAGCCAAAGGTGTGGCTCGGTCTTTGGAGTCTCTTGGATAATTTAGTCAGctattagacttcagtgcagcttagTGAAAAACTGTTTTGGTTTTTCCAGAAGCAGAGAGCACCACACTTGGAGAACAGATTTGTCGTACCTCTAATGCTTGCGACGTTGGTTAAGTTTGTGGCGATTGTACATGGGTGTATCAAAACGGGAATGGATCATCTCTGAAGTAGAACTAGGGAGTAAAAATCATTGCTTCTCAATGGAATTATGCAATGCCCCATAGATGCAATGAGAACTGTCAAGGATGGGTGGATGATGGCTTTCCCTGAAACAAACTAAGTCCCTCTTTGGTTCCCAGGACTTGAGTGCCCTTGTAGCGGCCCGTATGAGGCACATCCCCCTGGCGCCTGGCTCTGACTGGAGGGACCTGCCCAACATGGAGGTCCGGCTGAGAGACGGGACCTCATCCAAGAAGCTCCGCTACACCCACCCAGACAAGAAGAATGGCCGCAGCAGCTCTGGAGCACTGAGGGGCGTTTGTACTTGTTCAGGAGGTACTCACTTTTATGGATATTTAGGCCATACAAATGTTATGAAATGCTTAATGGGTTTCTTTTTAAATACAATAGCAACCTTCAACCCCTAGCAACCTAATCAGTGGGTGCTTGGAGTGTTCATGACTATGACAAATAGTCTTTAACCTGTTCATTTTTATAGCACTTTTTCAGGTCAGATGGCTAATATCATTTGGATAGCAAATCCAAGGGGTTGTTGTAATGCTGTCTGTAGACATGTTCTGATTGCCATCCTGTCCTCTAGGGGTGCCCTGTGACCCTGCTGACAGGCAGTTCAACACACTGATCCCCTGGTGTTTGCCCCACACGGGGAACCGCCACAACCATTGGGCCGGCCTCTACGGCAGGCTGGAGTGGGACGGCTTCTTCAGCACCACCGTTACCAACCCTGAGCCCATGGGCAAGCAGGTAAAATCTAATACTGTACCAGTTCTAGCGGAATTAATGAATGGCTAGGACCATTTCACCTCAGGacacagccatgtaataacaTGTACAGTGGTTGTAAATACTAGTCTACAGAAGTGTATTGGGGTCCCTTTCCTGCAGAGCTGTAATGTTGGATGCTTTGGGTACTAAATGTCCTGTCATGTTTCAGGGTCGTGTCCTGCATCCAGAGCAGCACCGAGTGGTCAGTGTGAGGGAGTGTGCGCGCTCTCAGGGCTTCCCTGATACCTACCGCTTCTTCGGAAATGTTCTGGACAAACACAGACAGGTACTGGACTTGGTCTCTGTTCTCCATCAGGAATTCAACCCCCTCCCAGAAAATGCCTTTGAGTGacagtttcccccccccccccccaggttggCAACGCTGTTCCTCCACCACTCTCCAGAGCCATTGGACTAGAGATCAAGAAGTGTGTCCTAGAGCGGATCAAGGAGAATGACGATACAAAAGAGAATGAGAAAGGTAAGGCCTGCTCAAAGTGcatcctgttggaaggtgcatTCTGTAGTAGTTATCGCTGCTCATTTGGGCATTTTGATAAATTACTGAGTGGTTTTAATGTGGATGGGAAGCATGTCATCAGTATCCATATTATGAATGTCATTTTCCTCCCTCAGAGAACGGGAAGCAGGAAGAGAACCTCAAGCAGGAGAAGATGGTGTCGGACTAGTGCCCGGCCCTATTCCAATCCCCTTTCCACTGAGAATCATTAAATTCCCCGGAAATCCTGAAGCCCACCAAGCCACAGGAGATGCTCATTTTTTAAATGAGCTGGCCAGTCTGCAGTACCATTCCATGTTTATGATTTTCTAAATGTGATTTTAACTATTTGCAAATATCTGCTTGGAACGTGACTCGTATGTAGTTTTTATATGTTGTATTAAATGGCAGTTCCTTCTCCTTGTAACATTTTAATGGAATCTTCTTGGCCTTCAGTACATCAGATTTTTAAAACGGCAGCAAAAATCAGTAACGCTTGGTTGAATACCAAGATTTAACATTCTAGTCAATGATGTACGCCCCAACGctcatatttacaatgttatgaAGGCAGCAATTACCTCTAGCCTGATCTGCCATGACCCTCAGCTCCCACCCCCCAAATTGAAGTCATGAGTAATTCACCTACAAACAAGTGATACGTAGTCAGGGAATGAAGTCTTTATTCAGAGCCACATTTCACTACATGAATGAAATCTGGCATTCCTCCTGAGATATCGCCATCTCAGTTGTTTGATGGTCTGGGAGGGGAGAAAAGATGGTTGAATAAAATCAGTAAATGGTCTAGATTCTAAACAGCCACTGATTAGGCTTTCAATGCATATGGAAtctattatacactgctcaaaagggaacacaaacacaatgtaactccaagtcaatcatacttctgtgaaatcaaactgtccacttaggaagcaacactgacagatttcacatgctgttgtagacaacaggtgtaaattataggcaaatagcaagacacccccaataaaggagtggttctgcaggtggagaccacagaccacttctcagttcctatgcttcctggctgatgttttggtcacttttgaaagctggcggtgctttcactctagcatgagacggagtttacaacccacacaagtggctcaggtagtgcagctcatccaggatggcacatcaatgcgagctgtggcaataaggtttgctgtgtctgtcagcgtagtgtccagagcatggaggcgctaccaggagacgtggaggaggacgtaggagggcaacaacccagcagcaggaccgctacctccgtgcaaggaggagcactgccaaagccctgcaaaatgacctccagcaggccacaaatgtgcatgtgtctgctcaaacggtcagaaacagactccatgagggtggtacgagggcccgacgtccacaggtgggggttgtgcttacagcccaacaccgtgcatgacgtttggcatttgccagacaacaccaagattggcaaattcgccactggcgccctgtgctcttcacagatgaaagcaggttcacactgagcacgtgacagacgtgacagagtctggaaacgccgtggagaacgttctgctgcctgcaacatcctccagcatgaccggtttggcggtgggtcagtcatggtgtggggtggcatttctttggggggccctcacagccctccatgtgctcaccagaggtagcctgactgccattaggtaccgagatgagatcctcagaccccttgtgagaccatatgctggtgcggttggccctgggttcctcctaatgcaagacaatactagacctcatgtggctggagtgtgtcagcagttcctacaagaggaaggcattgatgctatggactggcctgcccgttccccagacctgaatccaattgagcacatctgggacatcatgtctcgctccatccaccaacgccacgttgcaccacagactgtccaggagttggcggatgccacctcatcaggagcatgcccaggcgttgtagggaggtcatacaggcacgtggaggccacacacactactgggcctcattttgacttgttttaaggacattacatcaaagttggatcagcctgtagtgtggttttccactttaattttgagtgtgattccaaatccagacctccatgggttgatacattggatttccattgattatttttgtgtgattttgttgtcagcacattcaactatgtaaagaaaaaagtatttaataagattatttctttcattcagatctaggatgtgttgtttaagtgttccctttatttttttgagcagtgtagttcctGATGAGTGCTCCATCTGACATGAATCGCTCATCACAAGTCAAATACTCACTTGGCCCATTCCACATTGAGGATAAGATGATCGTATCCAAATCCTGACACTCCTGCGATGGCTCTGGCTGCATCCTCCCTGCGGTGGAAACTGATGAAGGCAAAGCCCTGAAGGACAACCAAAGAGGCCATTAGAAGACAAACAATTTCAGAATAAACAAACCAACCAGTTGAACTTCTGAAAGACCTGTAAATGCTCCAGCAATTTAATTACTCATTTTTTACCCTGCACAAGCAAGTTAATGGTTATGTATACACTACTTCTAAACTAGTAACCATTTGAACTTCTGCTGCTCTCACCTTGGATTGGCCTGTGTTTTTGTCCTTGGCCAGGTAGATCCTAGAAATTGAGCCGAATGGCCTGAAGAGCTCCTGCAGATCCGTCTCACGGGTGTCCTCAGACAGGTTGGTCACACGGATGGTGGCGTTGTCATCAGCTGTGGAAGGATAGACACAGTTTAGCTCTGGGTTTGTGTTATCCCACCCCCAGCCATTTAGGCATCTTACCAAAATGACTGGCTTTGTTGGAATTCCCCAAATGAAATCAAGAGGAGAAATGTTTTAAATCTCTCTGCTTAAACTCTGATTGGACTGTTCCATGCTGAACCAGGACCATGAGTGTTGTCCAGACACTTCTCAAACGAGACTACGGTGTTACGGTCTGATGACTTCATAGACTAGTATGCTCCTTGTTCTAGAAAACAGAGTGGAAGAGTTGAATCATACGTACATGCACCACGGCGATTGGGTTGCATGGACTCTCCTCTACGTGTGCTGCCGTCCCTCAGGCTGGGGGGCACATACTTTCCTGTTTTGCTCCCTGCAGCTGGTGCGGCAGGCTCAGGCTCGTCTgaaacaaagtttaaaaaaatatccatCAGTGGTGTCAATTTAACAAAATCATAACCACAATCATGACTGTACATTTACAGCACAATATAACTTCTAAGCTATGGGCAATTATGACAATACCTCCTGCAGTCTTCGTCGGGTCTCCAGTGGACAGGCCCAGCTGCTCGGCCAGCTCCTTCTGCATGGGGCCCAGAGTGTCCTTGTAGGGGCAGCGGGTGGTCCAATGGTCTCCTTTACAGATTCGACAGGACACTATCTTCTGTCCCTTCAGCTTGTTCATGGGGTCCTCTTCCACATCTTGGGCATTCAGGTCCTGAGAGAAGGATTCAGGTAATTACATATCATCACTGATTTATACCAGAACTAAAAGGTGACAATGAACTAGGATCATATAAAAACAAATTAACTGGTGGATTGTTTCGACTGAAGAGGAGATCTCTGATGGCTCAAAGAGAACAATACTAGATCAGCTTCTCTCAGTGGCTCCTCACCTCTTTGCTAGAGATGAACACCATAAAGACATCATCACTGACTGTGGTATCAGCAACATTGGGACCTGGTGGGTCATACTCTGAGTTGCCAAACTTCTTCCAGTTCTGATTGGCAGGGAGAGAAAAGCAATGTTAAGTCAAATCAAAATACCTTACATTTTTTAACCCcttacactcgtgggaattggcctatatggatagggctaaatgaaGATGTGAATACGGATATGCATGAGCATGGCAGCAACAAAGATCATCCCCATAATCTCCAAAGTGTTATCAGACTAAAGGTGACAACATGTTCACCTGACACacgactgaatccaaacattacactgttgattttatgtgcattttaaatGTACTGTTCTTTTTGacgcatttgttgataacgaaatctgaaaatattcTGGATAGATTCAGTAACAAAGAATGTGTGTGGATAatttggggtaggtgcaacaaagaacaaaaaaaatgcagAGGGTTTGAGTGAGGTCTAACTGGTGTTTTCAAGTGGCCACACCTCCAAAGTGTGAACAGTTCCTAAGCAATtttaatgcacttttatgactcaaagaagattcttcaactataaggtgcttttttgagctctcctagctgtgccgttgaggaactagaggaaGCACACTTGTAGTTACTTTGTTTGGAACACCGCCCTGCATCCCTGCCTTTACCCAATTACTGTTGGTGTTTATGCAATAcaaaaacggtccattataaatcacaatctgggtcaggtgggcatcatttgaaagcttgttctattgccaacatgactagctaaattataaaatatgatcttaATGTTaagctttcacaaggcaattcagagaagccAATCGTAATTTGTGTCTTGAGTGCATTCAGATGCGTATTCAGCGACAAATCATCACAATACCCAACAAACAAACTCAGgtaaagctgttaagaagcctttttgacctagacttggcgctccggtaccacttgccgtgcggtagcagagagaacagtctatgatatGGGTGGTTGGAGTCCTTGGCAATTTTATGGgcgtatcagaggaaggccctaaaattgtcaaagactccagccaccctagtcatagactgttctctctgctaccgcacggcaagcggtaccggagcgccaagtctagatcaaaaatgcttctac
This genomic stretch from Salmo trutta chromosome 32, fSalTru1.1, whole genome shotgun sequence harbors:
- the LOC115171245 gene encoding eukaryotic translation initiation factor 3 subunit G codes for the protein MPSIEYDDSKPSWADQVEEEGDEGTLPPPKETVKGNIKTITEYKIDEDGKKLKIIRTFKIETRKASKAVARRKNWKKFGNSEYDPPGPNVADTTVSDDVFMVFISSKEDLNAQDVEEDPMNKLKGQKIVSCRICKGDHWTTRCPYKDTLGPMQKELAEQLGLSTGDPTKTAGDEPEPAAPAAGSKTGKYVPPSLRDGSTRRGESMQPNRRGASDDNATIRVTNLSEDTRETDLQELFRPFGSISRIYLAKDKNTGQSKGFAFISFHRREDAARAIAGVSGFGYDHLILNVEWAKPSNN